Proteins from a genomic interval of Paenibacillus sp. RC334:
- a CDS encoding non-ribosomal peptide synthetase, producing the protein MTSLLQNSIQTAPSPFLVPLNFARLQRKYTYSAYQVELEPFISKLLHQQTSAEEQHALLLSVYAAWLYRLSAEEEVSFSTLVPQSGILTASLTMEKNTTFHELAGLFQDMLHKPHAYLADPQADTSFSANLLADEGAEPRIMDWAVIESNGTYQIQIRYDDSLLLETTVVRYAEYFELLLRGALINSHALVNSIDILSEADRAAHEALNNTVVKYPEHQTIHGMFEEAASQYPDRPAIASHAGEYTYRELNKRANQVARVLLSKGLAKGEFVTIFMERSLETVISLLGILKAGGVYVPVDPAHPADRSSYIVEDTRSPFVLTTSALAGQAAELCGSIETVKEILAINGPLAGYAASNPNVNVGPDDLAYVIYTSGSTGKPKGALIAHRGVVNLGAVVQRDCDITPQDVLTQFATYSFDASVWDTIGALFYGAKLYLLSSEERVSVEEFAEAIARTGTTIITILPTVFFNQLSTYLSDEGYRKLAKVRIVTVAGEALYGSQVRAFQSKFGTDTDIVNVYGPTECTVATTTHRVRGAVPEHVVNIPIGKPIYNYKVYIVNDDNKLCPINIPGEVCIATPALAHGYLHQPERTAQSFVDNPFAPGEKMYRSGDIAKLLPDGTIEYVSRKDSQLKIRGNRIEIGEIEDHFSKHPGVQDVSVVAVKDHTDQNMLVGYYTTSDGQSIPKDVIQSYIAGKLPSYFVPSHVVHLEAMPISPTGKIDRKKLALLPLPEVSDSAYGGEPLRKGTETLIAEAWTQVLGKTNIGATDDFFLIGGDSLRVIHVLAILKPRYGALRIGDFFRYKTVRELAEYVEQLGTEQTPQRKALAVSQEKTDLNEHPIELSGTASVAELRDMNVVLLTGATGYLGSHILYDLLQRTEVKVYAMVRPSQDGPSGIERIEAVLTGYFGQDVSALIEGRVKAVYGDLEQADLGLSTVDRHMLEHQIDGIIHSAADVRHFGDSAAFDRTNVTGTLELLKIAQAKPGVSFHHVSTMGIPEDLANEGQWESVLELSSFPDELQVDNLYTNSKLAAEKLLFQAAQSGTPVSIYRAGNLTAHSANGRFQRNIDSNAYYRMMKAMLLLGKAPQADWHTDFTPIDYASRAIVELSVHQKSANRIFHICNPNPLPYDELIAMVNQLGYAVDTMPFDDYSAWLLNPSSGIQEDALHLAMGQLEGDGAKDSAYRYGCPVTAALLDQAGVKCPTTDLEFIRNMIQHAVEIGYFPIASSVSTKATQR; encoded by the coding sequence TACCTCGTTCTCGGCAAATCTGCTGGCAGATGAAGGCGCAGAGCCTCGTATCATGGATTGGGCTGTCATCGAGAGCAACGGCACTTACCAAATCCAGATTCGGTATGATGATTCACTTCTTCTGGAAACAACGGTTGTCCGGTATGCAGAATACTTCGAATTACTACTGCGTGGCGCACTCATCAACAGCCATGCCCTTGTCAATTCGATTGACATCTTATCCGAAGCAGATCGGGCAGCTCATGAAGCCTTAAATAATACAGTTGTGAAGTATCCTGAGCATCAGACCATTCATGGAATGTTCGAGGAAGCCGCTTCGCAGTATCCTGATCGTCCGGCCATCGCTTCCCACGCCGGGGAATATACGTACCGTGAGCTTAATAAACGTGCCAATCAAGTCGCACGTGTGCTGTTGTCCAAAGGTCTTGCCAAGGGCGAATTCGTGACCATCTTCATGGAGCGAAGCCTGGAAACCGTCATTTCCCTGCTTGGTATTCTGAAAGCCGGGGGCGTATATGTACCTGTCGATCCAGCCCATCCAGCCGATCGGAGTAGCTACATCGTCGAGGACACGCGTTCTCCCTTCGTCCTTACCACTTCCGCGCTCGCCGGGCAAGCCGCTGAACTATGCGGATCCATTGAGACGGTAAAAGAAATTTTGGCCATTAACGGGCCTCTGGCAGGCTATGCTGCAAGCAATCCAAACGTTAACGTAGGACCAGATGATCTCGCTTATGTGATCTATACGTCCGGCTCGACAGGCAAGCCGAAAGGGGCCCTGATTGCTCACCGTGGCGTCGTTAACCTGGGGGCTGTCGTACAGCGCGATTGCGACATTACACCTCAGGATGTATTGACTCAATTCGCCACCTATAGCTTTGATGCATCCGTTTGGGATACGATTGGAGCCTTGTTCTACGGTGCCAAGCTGTATCTGCTGTCCTCCGAAGAACGCGTGTCTGTTGAAGAATTCGCAGAAGCCATCGCACGCACAGGCACGACGATCATTACCATCTTGCCAACCGTATTCTTTAATCAGCTGTCCACGTATTTGTCGGACGAGGGCTACCGCAAATTGGCTAAGGTACGAATTGTCACCGTGGCAGGCGAGGCGCTGTACGGCTCACAGGTTCGGGCGTTCCAAAGCAAATTCGGTACAGATACAGACATCGTTAACGTGTATGGACCGACCGAGTGCACCGTAGCGACCACGACCCACCGGGTTCGTGGTGCTGTGCCTGAGCACGTCGTCAACATCCCGATCGGTAAGCCGATCTACAACTACAAAGTCTATATCGTCAACGATGATAACAAGCTATGCCCGATTAACATTCCGGGAGAAGTATGTATTGCTACGCCAGCACTGGCTCATGGCTACCTCCATCAGCCGGAACGGACAGCACAATCGTTTGTGGACAACCCATTTGCTCCGGGTGAAAAAATGTACCGCTCAGGCGATATCGCCAAGCTGCTGCCAGACGGTACGATTGAATACGTAAGCCGGAAGGATTCACAGCTCAAAATCAGGGGCAACCGGATCGAAATCGGAGAGATTGAAGATCATTTCTCCAAGCATCCGGGCGTTCAGGACGTGTCTGTCGTAGCCGTCAAGGATCACACGGATCAAAATATGCTGGTCGGCTATTACACCACTTCGGATGGACAGTCTATTCCGAAAGACGTGATTCAGTCTTATATTGCGGGCAAGCTGCCTTCCTATTTTGTACCGAGCCATGTCGTTCATCTGGAAGCTATGCCGATTTCACCGACTGGCAAGATTGACCGCAAGAAGCTGGCCCTGCTTCCGCTTCCCGAGGTGTCCGACAGCGCCTACGGCGGGGAACCTCTTCGTAAAGGAACAGAAACGCTCATTGCTGAAGCATGGACACAGGTACTTGGCAAAACCAACATCGGCGCAACGGATGACTTCTTCCTGATCGGTGGTGACTCCCTTCGTGTCATTCATGTGCTAGCTATTTTAAAACCGCGTTATGGCGCGTTACGCATTGGAGACTTTTTCCGTTACAAAACCGTTCGCGAGCTTGCTGAATACGTGGAGCAACTGGGTACGGAACAAACGCCGCAACGCAAAGCACTAGCGGTTTCACAAGAAAAAACTGACCTGAATGAACATCCTATCGAGCTGTCGGGCACTGCGAGTGTAGCCGAATTACGCGACATGAATGTTGTTTTATTGACCGGGGCTACGGGTTATCTCGGTTCGCACATTCTGTATGACCTGCTTCAACGGACAGAAGTCAAAGTGTACGCGATGGTACGCCCATCACAGGACGGGCCATCCGGCATCGAGCGTATTGAGGCCGTACTGACAGGATATTTTGGACAAGATGTCTCCGCCTTGATCGAAGGACGGGTCAAAGCCGTGTACGGTGATCTGGAGCAGGCAGACCTTGGCCTCTCTACCGTTGACCGCCATATGCTGGAGCATCAAATTGACGGCATTATTCACAGCGCCGCTGACGTTCGCCATTTTGGTGATTCGGCTGCCTTTGACCGTACGAATGTAACCGGAACACTGGAACTGCTGAAAATTGCTCAGGCCAAGCCAGGTGTATCCTTCCATCATGTCTCAACTATGGGCATACCGGAGGATCTGGCGAATGAAGGACAATGGGAATCCGTATTGGAACTGTCCTCCTTCCCGGACGAGCTACAGGTGGACAACCTGTACACGAACAGTAAGCTCGCAGCGGAAAAGCTGTTGTTCCAAGCGGCTCAGTCAGGCACGCCTGTCTCTATCTACCGTGCAGGTAATTTGACGGCCCACTCGGCTAACGGACGCTTCCAGCGCAATATCGACAGCAACGCTTACTATCGGATGATGAAGGCCATGCTGTTGCTGGGCAAAGCGCCACAGGCTGATTGGCATACGGACTTTACGCCGATTGACTATGCGAGCCGCGCCATTGTAGAGCTGTCTGTGCATCAAAAAAGCGCGAACCGCATTTTCCATATCTGCAATCCGAATCCGCTGCCATATGATGAGCTGATCGCTATGGTCAACCAGCTCGGATATGCAGTAGACACGATGCCTTTTGACGATTATAGCGCTTGGCTGCTGAACCCCTCTTCCGGTATTCAGGAGGACGCGCTGCACCTTGCTATGGGGCAGTTGGAAGGTGATGGAGCCAAGGATTCCGCTTACCGATATGGCTGCCCTGTGACCGCCGCGCTACTGGATCAGGCTGGCGTTAAGTGCCCGACAACCGATCTGGAGTTTATTCGAAATATGATCCAGCATGCGGTAGAGATCGGTTATTTCCCTATCGCGTCATCGGTATCCACAAAAGCAACACAGAGGTAA